Proteins found in one Clostridium kluyveri DSM 555 genomic segment:
- a CDS encoding DUF1048 domain-containing protein: MLEFFKKVVGDKKEYKQQMARVKALPEDYQFVFEKIQRYMWNFAAGDGYDMLKIQYELIDLFEAGVVEGRQVLEITGEDVAAFCDELLLNAKTYTENWREKLNHDIIKKFGKGNDSK; this comes from the coding sequence ATGCTGGAGTTTTTCAAAAAAGTGGTCGGGGATAAAAAAGAGTATAAGCAACAGATGGCAAGGGTAAAAGCACTACCTGAAGACTATCAGTTCGTATTTGAAAAAATTCAAAGATACATGTGGAATTTTGCTGCAGGAGACGGCTATGATATGTTGAAGATTCAATATGAATTGATAGATTTGTTCGAAGCTGGCGTGGTGGAAGGCAGACAAGTTTTGGAAATCACGGGCGAGGACGTGGCGGCATTCTGCGACGAACTTCTGCTCAATGCCAAAACGTATACGGAAAACTGGCGCGAGAAGCTTAACCACGACATAATAAAAAAATTCGGAAAAGGGAATGATTCCAAATGA